One stretch of Riemerella columbina DNA includes these proteins:
- a CDS encoding phosphoribosylanthranilate isomerase, producing the protein MIQPPKVKVCGLTNLTEIQDLINLGVHYLGFIFYEASLRYVLNHLSLEDIANIHHEAKVGVFVNHPLDEVVDIATQAELSAIQAHGDEHLEDLQYLRAHLPPQTKIIKVVRVGEQLPNLEAYLHTDVIDYLLFDTDSASFGGTGQAFDWKCLNEVHLTKPYVLSGGINGDQLPKLSLLRQQPTVLDINSKFETAPGRKNLAQIKDFLYQLGYSAS; encoded by the coding sequence ATGATACAACCGCCAAAAGTCAAAGTCTGCGGGCTTACCAACTTGACTGAAATTCAAGATTTAATCAACTTAGGGGTTCACTATTTAGGCTTTATCTTTTATGAAGCCTCCCTTCGCTATGTGCTTAATCATCTTAGTTTAGAAGACATTGCCAATATCCACCATGAAGCCAAAGTTGGGGTCTTTGTTAATCATCCCTTAGATGAGGTGGTCGATATAGCGACCCAAGCCGAGCTTAGTGCCATACAAGCCCACGGTGATGAGCACTTGGAAGATCTTCAATATTTGAGAGCCCACCTACCACCGCAGACTAAAATCATTAAAGTGGTTCGTGTTGGTGAGCAACTGCCCAATTTAGAGGCTTATCTGCATACTGATGTTATAGACTACCTTTTATTTGACACTGATAGTGCCTCATTTGGTGGCACAGGGCAGGCATTTGATTGGAAATGCCTCAATGAAGTCCATCTTACGAAGCCATATGTCCTTAGTGGCGGCATTAACGGAGACCAATTGCCAAAGTTGAGCCTCCTTCGCCAACAGCCTACCGTTTTGGACATCAATTCTAAATTTGAGACCGCACCAGGGAGAAAGAACCTCGCTCAGATTAAGGATTTCCTCTATCAGTTGGGCTATTCTGCCTCATAG
- the trpC gene encoding indole-3-glycerol phosphate synthase TrpC, whose product MSILDQIVQTKKEEIKTAKRQAPIEALTDRPIFNQSRPDFIQRLKETPYSIIAEFKRRSPSKQDINVKAQVSEVVPAYASAGAACVSVLTDTLYFGGSLQDLEEAFAYGIPLLRKDFILDEYQIYEAKAYGASAVLLIANILSKSQVANLASCAHHLGLSVLLEFYGGEDFDKYHQQIELVGINNRNLNTFQVDYQHAIKMRAALPEGVISVAESAIYSPDIYRELKDNGFDAFLMGEYFMKAQQPGEALAQFISEIK is encoded by the coding sequence ATGAGCATATTAGACCAAATTGTCCAAACCAAGAAAGAAGAAATAAAAACCGCTAAGCGCCAAGCGCCTATTGAAGCCCTTACCGACCGACCTATTTTTAATCAAAGTCGCCCTGATTTTATCCAAAGGCTTAAAGAAACCCCTTATAGCATCATCGCCGAGTTCAAACGCCGCTCCCCCTCTAAGCAAGACATCAATGTGAAGGCTCAAGTTTCAGAAGTTGTGCCTGCCTATGCCTCTGCTGGCGCTGCCTGCGTTTCGGTGCTTACGGATACGCTCTATTTTGGGGGCTCTTTGCAAGACTTAGAAGAGGCTTTTGCCTATGGCATTCCATTGCTTCGCAAAGATTTCATCCTTGATGAATATCAAATCTATGAAGCCAAAGCTTATGGCGCCAGTGCGGTCTTGCTCATTGCTAATATCCTAAGCAAAAGCCAAGTAGCGAACTTAGCCAGCTGTGCCCACCACTTAGGTTTGAGCGTTCTCTTAGAATTCTACGGCGGCGAGGACTTTGATAAGTACCATCAGCAGATAGAACTCGTGGGGATTAACAACAGAAACCTTAACACCTTCCAAGTAGATTATCAGCACGCCATCAAGATGAGAGCAGCGCTCCCAGAGGGCGTTATCAGCGTGGCAGAAAGCGCTATTTATAGCCCAGACATCTACCGAGAATTGAAGGATAACGGTTTTGATGCCTTTCTTATGGGTGAATACTTTATGAAAGCCCAACAACCTGGCGAGGCATTGGCTCAATTTATTTCAGAAATTAAATAA
- the trpD gene encoding anthranilate phosphoribosyltransferase → MKQILNYLFNHQTLSKAEAKAIMIELAQGKFNETEATAFVTVYMMRPITLEELRGFREALLDLALTVDLGTTDLVDIVGTGGDGKDTFNISTLASFIVAGAGQKVAKHGNYGVSSISGASNVLETLGYRFKTNTEDLKSDLDRANICFLHAPLFHPALKAVAGLRKGLQLRTFFNLLGPLVNPARPQYSILGVYSLEVARLYQYLLQQEPQDFMLLHALDGYDEISLTQDTKVIDHRGEYIYSAEDLGFQTIPAEALSGGGSKEEAAAIFKTILEGKGTPEQNAVVLANAAMALYATHHFGNYQDCLQLAKDSLYQGKAYQCLQNLIKS, encoded by the coding sequence ATGAAACAGATACTCAATTACTTATTTAACCACCAAACGCTCTCTAAGGCAGAAGCCAAAGCCATTATGATAGAGCTCGCACAAGGCAAGTTTAACGAAACCGAAGCTACGGCATTCGTTACGGTCTATATGATGCGCCCCATTACCTTAGAGGAGTTAAGAGGCTTCAGAGAGGCGCTCTTAGACCTTGCCCTTACGGTAGATTTGGGCACTACGGACTTGGTAGACATCGTTGGGACAGGCGGCGATGGCAAGGATACCTTCAATATCTCCACACTGGCATCGTTCATTGTGGCTGGAGCTGGGCAAAAAGTAGCTAAGCACGGCAACTACGGCGTATCTTCTATTAGTGGTGCCTCCAATGTTTTAGAAACGCTGGGCTACCGCTTCAAAACGAATACAGAAGACCTTAAATCCGACTTAGACCGCGCCAATATTTGCTTCCTCCACGCTCCCCTCTTCCACCCTGCCTTAAAAGCGGTAGCAGGCTTGAGAAAAGGGCTACAATTACGAACCTTCTTTAACCTCTTAGGCCCATTAGTGAACCCAGCACGCCCTCAGTACAGCATCTTAGGCGTTTACAGCTTAGAAGTCGCACGTCTTTACCAATACCTTCTTCAGCAAGAACCCCAAGATTTTATGCTCCTCCATGCCTTAGATGGTTACGATGAAATCAGCCTTACCCAAGACACCAAAGTCATTGATCACCGTGGCGAATACATCTATTCTGCGGAGGATTTAGGCTTCCAAACTATACCAGCCGAAGCCCTTTCTGGCGGAGGTTCTAAAGAAGAGGCTGCCGCCATTTTCAAAACGATATTAGAAGGTAAAGGTACGCCAGAGCAAAATGCCGTAGTCTTAGCCAATGCTGCTATGGCGCTCTATGCCACGCATCATTTTGGCAACTATCAGGACTGCCTCCAATTAGCCAAAGATAGCCTCTACCAAGGCAAGGCTTACCAGTGCTTACAGAACCTAATTAAGTCATAA
- a CDS encoding anthranilate synthase component II — translation MKILVFDNYDSFTYNLVQMIEQIVGHRVEVFRNDKISLEAIAAYDKIILSPGPGIPEEAGLLLEVIKTYAKTKPILGVCLGQQAIAEVFGGSLINLSEIYHGVATSAQILPVESPLFKDLPQTIEVGRYHSWAVNPEDFPEALEITAVDEHGMIMALQHRDFPVYGVQFHPESILTPMGKKILENFIKA, via the coding sequence ATGAAAATATTAGTTTTTGACAATTACGATAGCTTCACCTATAACTTAGTCCAGATGATAGAACAGATTGTTGGGCACCGTGTAGAAGTATTTCGGAATGACAAAATCAGTTTAGAAGCCATAGCCGCTTATGATAAAATCATTCTTTCCCCTGGTCCTGGCATTCCTGAGGAGGCAGGGCTCTTATTAGAAGTCATCAAGACCTATGCTAAGACCAAACCGATTTTAGGCGTTTGCTTAGGGCAACAAGCCATTGCCGAAGTGTTTGGAGGCAGCCTTATCAACCTTTCAGAAATCTATCACGGTGTAGCCACCAGCGCCCAAATCCTCCCTGTGGAGAGCCCTTTGTTTAAAGACTTACCTCAAACGATAGAAGTCGGCAGGTATCACTCTTGGGCGGTTAATCCTGAGGACTTTCCTGAAGCATTAGAGATTACCGCCGTAGATGAACACGGAATGATTATGGCACTTCAGCATAGAGACTTCCCTGTTTATGGCGTACAGTTCCACCCCGAAAGCATTTTAACCCCTATGGGCAAAAAGATTTTAGAAAACTTTATTAAGGCTTAG
- a CDS encoding anthranilate synthase component I family protein, giving the protein MITIKTKSKALMGDLHTPMEIYLKLRDEFRDTILLESTEHNAAEGSFSFIAVNAIAGIEVTDHTSYEIKLPNEASKKKTLDADADLIKILENFAQQFSCQPTEHPIETMAQGFFGYTAYEAIPFFESIHFKPQSPETQIPILRYRLYQYIIAFNHKNDEMRIIENTFSGLPSEVRRLQDVIQYKTMVVYPFDTTSEETSNLSDEAFLDQVKIAQQHTKRGDVFQLVLSRRFQQEYRGDEFQVYRALRNINPSPYLFFFDYGDYKLMGSSPESQLIIQNQEAKIHPIAGTFKRTGNLSQDWAAAERLKADPKENAEHTMLVDLARNDLSKLGKNISVTKLKDIHFFSSVIHMVSEVTAEVDAQVSPYQMIASTFPQGTLSGAPKYKAMELIDRYEPTSRGYYGGCIGFVGLDGSCNQAIMIRTFLAKDNHLYYQAGAGIVALSEPQLELQEVNNKLNALKQAIKKAKTL; this is encoded by the coding sequence ATGATCACTATTAAAACCAAGTCTAAAGCACTGATGGGCGACCTCCACACCCCTATGGAAATTTACCTCAAACTTAGAGATGAGTTTCGGGATACCATCCTTTTGGAAAGCACCGAGCACAACGCAGCTGAGGGCAGTTTTTCCTTTATTGCGGTCAATGCCATTGCAGGGATAGAAGTGACCGACCACACCTCCTACGAAATCAAACTCCCCAATGAAGCCTCCAAAAAGAAGACTTTGGATGCCGATGCAGATCTCATCAAGATTTTAGAAAATTTTGCACAACAATTCAGCTGTCAGCCTACGGAACATCCCATTGAAACAATGGCGCAAGGCTTCTTCGGATACACCGCCTACGAGGCAATTCCCTTTTTTGAGAGCATCCATTTTAAGCCCCAAAGCCCAGAAACGCAAATCCCAATTTTAAGATATCGGCTTTACCAATACATCATCGCTTTCAACCATAAAAATGATGAAATGCGAATTATTGAAAACACCTTTTCTGGACTTCCGTCCGAGGTGCGCCGCCTACAAGACGTCATTCAGTACAAAACAATGGTGGTCTATCCTTTTGATACCACCAGTGAGGAAACCTCCAACCTCTCCGATGAGGCTTTTCTCGATCAAGTGAAAATAGCACAGCAACATACCAAGCGTGGCGATGTATTTCAGCTCGTACTAAGCCGAAGATTTCAGCAAGAATATAGAGGCGATGAGTTCCAAGTTTACCGCGCCTTGCGGAATATCAATCCTTCGCCGTATTTGTTCTTTTTTGACTATGGCGATTATAAACTTATGGGTTCCAGCCCAGAGAGCCAGCTCATTATTCAAAATCAAGAGGCAAAAATTCACCCTATTGCAGGAACTTTTAAACGAACGGGCAATTTATCTCAAGATTGGGCAGCTGCAGAACGCTTAAAGGCTGATCCCAAAGAGAATGCCGAGCATACAATGCTGGTAGACCTCGCCAGAAACGACCTCAGCAAGTTAGGCAAGAATATTAGCGTGACCAAGCTTAAAGATATTCACTTCTTTTCCTCTGTCATCCATATGGTCAGCGAGGTCACGGCAGAGGTAGACGCCCAAGTGAGCCCATACCAGATGATTGCGAGCACATTTCCGCAAGGAACGCTAAGCGGCGCCCCTAAATATAAAGCGATGGAGCTTATAGACCGCTACGAACCCACTTCACGTGGCTATTATGGCGGTTGCATTGGCTTTGTCGGCTTAGATGGCTCTTGCAACCAAGCCATTATGATCAGAACTTTCCTTGCCAAGGACAACCATTTATATTATCAGGCAGGAGCTGGCATCGTGGCGCTGTCGGAGCCTCAATTGGAGCTCCAAGAAGTCAATAACAAGCTTAATGCCCTTAAGCAAGCGATAAAGAAAGCCAAAACTTTGTAA
- a CDS encoding S8 family peptidase, whose translation MKRNLFLAALALGGLVSAQSHSPLAQQLEQQKLKNKVQYQHYIQQKMQQNPQGNYGAIKTLGTQTRFFDEKEHRLGFFFQNKPYFLTEDDTDQIKNANADALQEGKISGLSQSYNGEGISVDVFDGGRVYAKHEDFGNENRIVNKEKNSVDYSGHATGVTGMIGAVGHNIGGGGVSGNTKGIMPKATFRSYSFKETTLQGENSSKTVYQKIEAAQPYLSNHSYGINTEWEKDDQDRWYWNGDYDSATKKAYHLDGCYLESDRNYDDIVYAHPSMIIVKSAGNSYGDGPSGDFSNAYYEGSQGNDVAFTANDVLPPNNCADGVDCIGPGSLAKNIIVVGATEKLKTSNQRYTKTSDVEKASYSSAGPRDDGGIKPDIAGVGSDIFFPSTESSGSNSWAMGDGTSFSAPQVTGIIGLWLQIHKDLFSGKMLNAASAKALLIHSAQEAGNKGPDAWFGWGFADAKKGAEILLGKSNGEAVIFENKTLKNKAKEQLNITTDGKQPLKISIVWTDPSFKNLPTTYQDAHNNTASRLINDLDLRLVNTKTNQIYQPWKLDIQHPMAPAITGDNTVDNVEQILIDAPVAGIYRIEISHKNNLVNNQGKIANQDYALLVTGASIYDELSTVENENSIQVEIQNTLINASKGETLRLTHAELITTPISIYDASGRLVKTIDQIQSSSINLSGLGVGVYLVNFSTKTQKITKKIIVN comes from the coding sequence ATGAAAAGAAATCTATTTTTAGCCGCTTTGGCTTTAGGAGGCTTGGTTTCAGCACAAAGCCATTCGCCATTGGCACAGCAATTAGAGCAACAGAAGTTGAAAAATAAAGTGCAATATCAGCATTATATACAACAAAAAATGCAACAAAATCCGCAGGGAAATTATGGCGCTATAAAAACTCTCGGTACCCAAACTCGCTTTTTTGATGAAAAAGAACATCGGCTTGGGTTTTTCTTCCAAAATAAACCTTATTTTTTAACGGAAGATGATACCGATCAAATTAAAAACGCCAATGCAGATGCCCTCCAAGAAGGGAAAATCAGTGGTTTGTCTCAATCTTATAATGGAGAAGGCATCAGTGTAGATGTGTTTGATGGTGGTAGAGTTTATGCCAAGCACGAGGATTTTGGCAATGAAAATAGAATCGTCAACAAAGAGAAAAACAGCGTAGATTACAGCGGCCACGCTACAGGCGTTACAGGGATGATTGGGGCTGTAGGGCATAACATCGGCGGCGGTGGCGTGTCTGGAAATACCAAAGGCATAATGCCAAAGGCGACTTTTAGAAGTTATAGTTTTAAGGAAACCACTTTGCAGGGCGAGAATAGCAGTAAAACCGTTTATCAAAAAATAGAAGCCGCACAGCCTTACCTTTCTAACCATTCTTATGGCATCAATACCGAATGGGAAAAGGATGACCAAGACCGATGGTATTGGAACGGTGATTATGATTCGGCGACGAAAAAGGCATATCATTTAGATGGTTGCTATTTAGAAAGTGATAGAAATTATGATGATATCGTTTATGCTCATCCATCTATGATTATTGTAAAATCGGCAGGAAACTCGTATGGCGACGGTCCCAGCGGTGATTTTTCTAATGCTTATTATGAAGGCAGCCAAGGGAATGATGTCGCTTTTACCGCTAATGATGTCTTACCGCCCAACAATTGTGCTGATGGTGTAGATTGCATAGGTCCAGGCTCTTTGGCGAAGAATATCATTGTAGTAGGTGCCACGGAAAAATTAAAAACTTCTAACCAACGCTACACTAAAACTTCTGATGTAGAAAAAGCCAGTTATAGTAGTGCAGGACCGCGAGATGATGGCGGTATAAAGCCCGATATTGCAGGGGTGGGCAGTGATATTTTCTTCCCATCTACCGAAAGTTCTGGTAGTAATTCTTGGGCAATGGGCGATGGCACTTCTTTTTCGGCGCCGCAGGTTACGGGGATTATTGGGCTTTGGTTGCAGATTCATAAAGATTTATTTTCTGGGAAAATGCTGAATGCGGCATCGGCAAAGGCTTTGTTAATACATTCCGCCCAAGAAGCGGGCAACAAAGGTCCTGATGCGTGGTTTGGTTGGGGCTTCGCTGATGCTAAAAAAGGGGCGGAGATTTTACTCGGAAAAAGCAATGGCGAAGCGGTTATTTTTGAAAATAAAACCCTCAAAAACAAAGCTAAAGAGCAATTGAACATCACAACCGATGGAAAACAACCGCTTAAAATAAGCATTGTTTGGACGGATCCTTCGTTTAAAAATTTGCCGACAACTTACCAAGATGCGCATAATAATACCGCCTCTCGCTTGATTAACGATTTGGATTTGAGGTTGGTCAATACAAAGACCAATCAAATTTATCAACCTTGGAAATTGGACATTCAGCACCCTATGGCGCCTGCAATCACTGGTGATAATACGGTGGATAATGTGGAGCAAATCCTTATTGATGCGCCGGTTGCGGGTATTTATCGCATAGAAATTTCTCATAAAAATAATTTGGTGAATAATCAAGGGAAAATTGCCAATCAAGATTATGCGCTTTTGGTTACGGGAGCATCTATTTACGATGAACTTAGCACTGTAGAAAATGAAAATTCCATTCAAGTGGAAATTCAAAATACGCTCATCAATGCATCAAAAGGCGAAACTTTGAGGCTGACCCACGCGGAACTCATCACCACGCCTATTTCTATTTATGATGCTTCGGGCAGATTGGTGAAAACCATTGACCAAATTCAATCTTCATCGATCAATTTATCAGGCTTGGGTGTTGGGGTTTATCTTGTGAATTTCTCAACGAAAACGCAAAAAATCACGAAGAAAATTATCGTCAATTAA
- a CDS encoding ABC transporter permease — MKFPLYFSNKIAFSKDNKNNLSRVIVFIGRLSVALGVIVSLITVATGLGSKEAIKTRMGDFSGHITVKSTKSNASYNSSVIDQNLLDLNQIKQLPEVSGLQTYATVSGILRTEKNFSGIIFKGVSKDFDQHRFEKFLVSGSIPNFNEKGYNNQIIISEKIGKDLHLKPKDSIVAIFSKEDQKPIYRKFEVAGLYKTDIKLIDDLFIIGDINHVRKIQDMDKKDIGGLDIFLKNAEDINTAYPKIDQLIGYKNYAEKITDRFPQIVDWINIFNTNITLIITIMLLVVVINIIMVLLILIIERTNSIGMLKTLGATNRQIRAIFINYTLLIMVPGLLVGNLIGIGLLLIQKIFGVIQLNPENYYVSVVPVELNPLYIILISAGILLVSGIALILPSYLISKISPVKAIKYN; from the coding sequence TTGAAATTTCCGTTATACTTTTCTAATAAAATAGCATTCTCCAAAGATAATAAAAATAATCTTTCCCGAGTGATTGTTTTTATCGGTCGGCTTTCGGTGGCGCTGGGCGTTATTGTTTCGCTGATTACCGTAGCCACAGGATTGGGTTCCAAAGAGGCGATTAAAACCCGAATGGGCGATTTTTCGGGACACATCACTGTTAAATCCACCAAGTCTAACGCGTCTTATAACTCTTCTGTGATAGATCAAAATTTGCTTGACCTCAACCAAATTAAGCAACTGCCTGAGGTTTCGGGGCTCCAAACTTATGCCACGGTGAGCGGGATTTTGAGGACTGAAAAAAACTTCTCTGGCATTATTTTCAAAGGGGTTTCTAAGGATTTTGACCAACATCGGTTTGAGAAATTTCTGGTCAGCGGGAGCATTCCTAACTTTAATGAAAAAGGGTATAATAACCAAATTATCATTTCCGAAAAAATAGGCAAAGACCTCCATCTAAAGCCCAAAGACAGCATTGTTGCGATATTTTCTAAAGAAGACCAAAAGCCCATTTACCGAAAATTTGAGGTGGCAGGCCTCTATAAAACCGACATTAAACTTATTGATGATTTGTTTATCATCGGCGATATTAACCATGTGAGGAAAATCCAAGATATGGATAAAAAAGACATTGGCGGTCTGGATATTTTCCTTAAAAATGCGGAAGACATCAATACCGCTTATCCTAAAATAGACCAACTGATTGGCTATAAAAATTATGCTGAAAAGATTACGGATCGGTTTCCGCAAATTGTGGATTGGATTAACATTTTTAATACCAACATCACGCTTATTATTACCATTATGCTGCTGGTGGTGGTCATCAATATCATTATGGTGCTGTTGATTTTGATTATAGAACGCACCAATTCTATCGGGATGCTCAAAACTTTGGGTGCTACCAACCGACAGATTAGAGCCATTTTTATCAATTACACGCTACTGATTATGGTGCCTGGCTTGTTGGTGGGCAACTTGATTGGCATTGGACTACTATTGATACAGAAGATTTTCGGCGTTATCCAACTCAACCCTGAGAATTATTATGTAAGCGTGGTTCCTGTGGAGCTCAATCCACTATATATTATCCTAATCTCGGCGGGTATTCTTTTGGTGTCTGGCATCGCTTTGATTTTGCCGAGTTATCTCATCAGTAAAATATCCCCTGTAAAAGCCATTAAATACAATTAA